ACTCGGATTTAAAATCAGTCTGGTCCCAGATTTTTGTTTTAAATTTTTCCCCCAGCCGGTTCCAGTTGCTGCCGTGGACAAACAACACAATATCCTTCTTCTGCTGCTTGGCCAGCTTAAGGGCTTCCGGCCAATTGTCGGCGGACGTGGGAGCAGCTGAAAGGGAGATCGGCATAAGGAACATCCCTACACAGCATAGCAATAAAAACGTCAAAGAGTGTTTCATAATCTGATTACAATGAGGTCGACAAACGGATTGGGGTCTGGTGTTCAAAACCATTCTAACTTCTTCTTTGGCCATAGACCCTCACGTTGTTGAGATGGAGAAAATCGCTCCCTTGTTTGGTTAAGCGGAGATAGCGCCCCCGGATATTTTTCCCCTTTAAATCAATCTTCCAAACCGCCTGAGCCTTGTTGAGCAATTCAACGGTCTGCCAGGTTTTGCCATCTTCGGAAACTTCCACTTTCAGAGGAACCGCCCGACTATGAAAACGGGTCCAGTTCACCACCTCAATGCCGCGAATTTCCCCAAATTGCTTCATCGCAATCTCAACCCAAGGGTCCTTCTGACGCCCGGTATGAAAATATCCAGGCTGACGACTGGGAAGAAAGTAATGTTTCCACGGAGTATCGTAGCGGCTGGTGCCACTCGTCCGCACCATGGCTCCATCCGATAACAACTCACCGGGAAATGCCGCCTTGTCACGTTTCGATGACTTCTGCAGCTCCTTGAGCATCGCACCGGCTAATTGGAAGCTGGCGGCATCATTTTGTTTTTGCGCATCGAGAACCAAGCGGTTCGCCATGCCGTAGAGGGCTTTCTCGCCGTCTTCCCCCGTGCCACGGCTCATCGTTCGCGTGGCAATCGAGATAAACTGCTTCCGCTGTTCGATCGACTTATTAAAATGCGCCTGCCCCCACCCCAGCGTAGGTCCGGCAAAGGTGGCTGAGTCCTTATGCTGCTGCAAGAGACCTTGGAAAAAAGTAAAATGATCCTTGCTGTCCGAGCCAATATGCTTGAGCTGCTGGGCAAGCACACGTTCGAAATCCCAACGGTTCGGCCCCCAATCAGAAATCGACCGGTGAAACTCACCAAGCAAGCGAATCTTTTCCTCGGTTTTGAGCCCTGGTAGCAGCTTGGGATAGGCATAGCGACTGATCAGCATCCAGGCAACCTCAGGGTATGATGCGTAGGACTTGATCGCAGCCTGATGAAAGGCTTTCCAATGGGCTTCATTCCCATCGCCTTGCGCATTCAACCAGTCACCGTAGGCCCGCCAGGCTTCATAATGCGTTGGCTGGCTTCCGATGGCAGCCAAGTAGGCAGCCCGGGTCTTCGCTACGGATGCCGACGAAAGCAAGCGAGCCTGCCAAAGGTGGGCATAGGCTTGTTTCAGCGATTTTTGATCTGCAAACACATCCTCGGTCAATACAAGGAGGTTGTAACTTCCACTGTCGTAAAAACGGACATGCACTCCTCGCTTCCAGCTCAAGGAATAGGCGGGCATCCATTTCCCGCGAGCCACTCGAACGGTGTAGGCACAGTGACCTGGTTCACCCATGGTTGTGGCCGGAATACCATTCGCCACTGCCGCGGCTGCACCGTATCCTGAAAGCCGACCACAGACACCACCCACAAAGCGGGTCATCTGCGTAAAGGAATCGAAACTCTCCTGAAACGGCCAGTAATACATCGAGCCATGCACGCTGTCACCAAAGTCATTGTGTAAGCGGTAGGCCAGCTGCCAACACGCTCCCCGGTAGCCTTCGGCAGGCAGTTTGACATTATCCCGCAGCCACAACTGGGAAGCAGCCCCGCCATGCATACTCAACGAGTGACCGGCAAGGTACCGTTTCTCCCATGCCTCTAGATCATCATAAATGGGATGCAGTAGTTCCAGTTTCTGGCTATCACGGTAAAAAACATAGCGCGTCCAGGCCTGATCAAGCGGCCAGTCCCGTCTGCCATACTCCAGAGCAATCGCCACCGATAGACTCTGCAAGTCCTTCTGATTCGCGCATTCCGGGTCCTGTTTCCATAAGTTTGCCAAATGAGCCAGAGTGAGGGCAGGCTTTTCAATCGGCCCGGAGGTCATCAGCATCTCCAGCCAGGATGCTTGTTTGCGTAAACGCTCAATAAACTTCGCTCCCTCCGGCGTAGCCCCGGTTTGTTTCACAAGCTCAGGTGTAAACGTATCCAAAAAAGCAAATTGCATCAGCTTACTCCGGGACGAGGCGCGTAAAAACTGCTGGCTCAGTGGATCTCGCCCCCTTGATTGTAATTCCTCCCTGAGGCTGGTTTTTAATTGCTGATACTCCCTTTCAACATCTGCCGCCCCCGCCGCGGTATCCCCAGCGGCTGTGGCTGCAGTAAGCAAGGTCATGGAAAAGAGCCACCCCCAA
This genomic stretch from Oceaniferula marina harbors:
- a CDS encoding discoidin domain-containing protein, whose amino-acid sequence is MSLQISKLKMASLFWGWLFSMTLLTAATAAGDTAAGAADVEREYQQLKTSLREELQSRGRDPLSQQFLRASSRSKLMQFAFLDTFTPELVKQTGATPEGAKFIERLRKQASWLEMLMTSGPIEKPALTLAHLANLWKQDPECANQKDLQSLSVAIALEYGRRDWPLDQAWTRYVFYRDSQKLELLHPIYDDLEAWEKRYLAGHSLSMHGGAASQLWLRDNVKLPAEGYRGACWQLAYRLHNDFGDSVHGSMYYWPFQESFDSFTQMTRFVGGVCGRLSGYGAAAAVANGIPATTMGEPGHCAYTVRVARGKWMPAYSLSWKRGVHVRFYDSGSYNLLVLTEDVFADQKSLKQAYAHLWQARLLSSASVAKTRAAYLAAIGSQPTHYEAWRAYGDWLNAQGDGNEAHWKAFHQAAIKSYASYPEVAWMLISRYAYPKLLPGLKTEEKIRLLGEFHRSISDWGPNRWDFERVLAQQLKHIGSDSKDHFTFFQGLLQQHKDSATFAGPTLGWGQAHFNKSIEQRKQFISIATRTMSRGTGEDGEKALYGMANRLVLDAQKQNDAASFQLAGAMLKELQKSSKRDKAAFPGELLSDGAMVRTSGTSRYDTPWKHYFLPSRQPGYFHTGRQKDPWVEIAMKQFGEIRGIEVVNWTRFHSRAVPLKVEVSEDGKTWQTVELLNKAQAVWKIDLKGKNIRGRYLRLTKQGSDFLHLNNVRVYGQRRS